From Punica granatum isolate Tunisia-2019 chromosome 1, ASM765513v2, whole genome shotgun sequence:
TCTTCAGTTGCATTGAGAGAACTCATAAACTTGACATGTTCAGAAGTTTTTTCGCTGCACAGTGGCTTTGGTATTGCCCGTGAAGCAGCACAATGGAATAATGACCTTGCGGCCATCCGTACATGTTCAATATCATCTTGCCAGAAACTCACCAGAAGCTGCAAAGACACACAAATAGAAGGAAGTCAAAAGCTATTGAGAGAACCAAACAAACcgcaaaaatatttttagaaagtCAAGCAAAGTCACATGGAGATAATAGATAGATAACCTGGAGGGAAGGTGGCTTTATATCTGGAACTTTCTCCACAAAATTTCGAGTATAGAATGCGGCCAAGGCGCTGATAATACACCAAGCAAGTTTTTGTTTAGTattccattaaaaaaagttttattCTTCAAATATGTACAGATTTTAAGAAAGTGAAGGCGGTGTCTTATCTATAAAtttagaaaaccaagaaccctAAGAAAAACAAATAGCTTTAGGTGTTCCGGTAACACTAGAACAGTTGAAAGCACGGAAATAAGTCATTTTATTGCAACTGTAGTACTTGCATACACAATATTAAGCATTCAGCTACAATGAGCACTTCTTCCCATAAAAAGATTCCTGGGCCAAAGTCAATTAATTCGACCGGTTAAGCTATTCATAAGTGTGACACCATCATTCACACTATAAATATTTGTTTTCTGATGTACCATCATATactttacaattttttttaaaagaaaagaatatcgCTAAGCAGTCAAAAAGCAGTTATATGTGAAGCAATTCAAGTAAGTACGCTTCTCAAAAACATCTAACCATATGTATTGGCGTAAATTTAAGTGGAATCCCACATTTGAAGTACAAATTGATGCTACAGATGCGATTCGACCAACCAAGAACAGGTATTGGCATTTTGAAAAAGTGAAGGTAACATCAAACTACAAATCCAACTGATATCAGAGAAAGGGGGTTTCGTACCTGCTAGCTGCTGAACAGGAATGCCACAAGCTAACCATTCGCTGTGCAAGGGATACCATAGTCAATGATCTCAGTGCACAAAATTCCGATGACAACTTCCAGAGCTGAAATGTTAGCGGAATGTCTCAGAAGATTGCAAAAGTTCAAATAAAGAGCACCCTGCACTACATACTTTTCATTCAAAGTACCTCAAGAACTGCATTTATACCCGGAAAAGTCAGCGTCAAAGCCCCTTTGTCACCAACCAAGCCAGATGATACAATGAAATTCTCTGGTTTCTTCAGCTTCATGTCAGTTTTAAGCAACTGATCAAGTTCAGTATCAACATCCCAAGAGTGCAAAAATGACAAGCTAAAGCGTATTATGTTTTCTTCAAAAGACCTAATCAAGTCAGATTCAGCAGTGCTATCATTAACTGTTTCATTCATGTCTGGACCAGAATCCTTATCTCCAATCTCAGTACCCTGATGGATTTCTCCTTCCTTTCCACCAGAACTTCCACAGTGGCCATCTCTTTGAAAAGGAAGCATCAATGATGCGAGATCAAAACTGAGTGCTGCAACTCCAGGGAACGGACAAGAGCACTTAATGGAGTGCTTGATGTTCTCAAGGAATGGAGTGGGTTCAGATAACCTAATTAAGATCTCATTCATGCCAAGGGCTTTAGAATCATCAGACTCAATCATCTTTGTAAAACTTGCCACCCCATTAACTGACGTTCTACTCTTCTCCAAGTTTTTCAAATGAGATCTAGAATAACCTACATCTTCACTAATAGGAATGAGTAACGACGATGCTGAAGTATTTTTACATGCAAAATCGGCTACAGAATCCTTGCTAACCTCCTTACAGAAATGTTCATACATGGAATGAGAAGCTGTACCACGTAGAACTCGCTCTCGAGACCCTGTTTTAATGTCCcatatgcataaaacatcattGGCATCAGAAGCACCTGCATAGCTTCGACATAAACATGCAAGATAACCTCTTATTCCATCCCACACGACTCTTGTAGGGTTACTAGGATGTCCAGGAAACATTCTCTCGACCCTCAATGTTTGAAGAGATGCAAGAGCTATGCAGCCATCATCCCCAACAGAGAGGAAACAATCACTCCATGGACGATCTGTTCCAATCGGAGGGAGAATAATTTGGCGGACAGGAGCCACATGCTGGTGCATTACTGCAATGGAAGTGCCAGCATCAAGATCCCATATTCTAATAGTGCAGTCCATGCTTCCAGATATTAGAACATGACGGAAATTCCATCCTTTTGCTGAACCCAACATTCGGTGTGATGCTAAACAAATAACCGCACTTGTGTGCCCACAGAAAGGTTGCTTGATCACATCAGAATTAACTCCATTTCCACTATAAGAATCCAGTACATGAACCACATCAAACCTAACAACCTCTATTTCACCGTTCAGATAACCATAAGCAACAGCATATGGAGCATATAAATCTTCAGAAATGACCATAGACGAAGATACTATCCCTCGAGTGTCTGCAATATCACAATTTCTGCCTTCAGAGTGAATTTTGTTTGTATCCTTTATAATAAAGATGTCACCCTGAGAAGAACCTAATTCACAGGCTATTCCATTCTGGTACTCTGCTTCATGCTGCCAACTAGAATCGATAAATGGAATCCATTCAACGGAAGAGGGACCCCTTCCTAGCATTTTGCATTGATGAAATGACTTATCACTATTAGCATCTTTCCTTGGCACTGACCACATTGTGATGCAGGATTTCCATTGGAAAGGTTCTTTGAAATGAAAGCAATATGATTCAACACGAAGAAGATTATGGCTCAATTGAATGTATTGAAACCTCACATTCACATCATCTGGATGAGAAGCAGCAGGGATTGAACAAAAAGGCTTGCACTGGAACACTTTGTTCAAATACGAAATGTGATACATGATTGAAAAGCCTTTTCTATTCCATAGAATGAAATTTGCTGCCAATGCTTTGTCTGTGTCCACTTCATTCAACAGAGTCCCCTTATAACTGCCTCCAAGAAAAGTGCTTCCAATCACAGGCAATTTATCAGTTGCACCGTGAGAAGAAAAATCATTGGCAAAATACAGATCCCCGATAACGGCACCAGTATCTACTAGCTGAAATATGCAGTGATCATGTGACAGAAAAACAATTAGATCTCCTTGGGCAGCACAAGACAAAACTGGGATCTCACTAAACCCTTCTGCCAACACGGTTATTTTGGGCTGAGAATCATTTTTGTGTATTCCGCTGTCATCCTCTCCAGCTGATTGAGGGTGCCTCGATATTGGAATTGACTGCAGCATACCGTGAGAATCAGCCAAAATCACTGACTGCTTTTCTCTATCCTCCAAAGATGAGAAAGCAGTCATGAATATTGGCAACCCAATTGCCAAATTACCATGAAAAACTGTTTGTGTAATGGCAAGAGTGTATGTATCCACGATAACTATGGTGCACTTAGGAGGCCTCTTGTGATGAGAATCTCTATCCACTAACAGCTCGTCAGCATAATCCACAGACCCATGTTCTGCTAAATTGAGACTAGCAGAGAAAGAACAGCCGACACACACATATCTAGGATTCAAGGGCAATGTTTGAATAACAGATGGACTTCCCGCCCAAGGGGCCAACTTCCTCCGCCGACGACAGTGCCCACTGCCTCTGCTCCACACACACAACACACCGTCAGTACAGGCACTTACTAGAGCACCACAACCATCCGCCGTAGAATCTGCAACAGAATTAATTGAATGATCAGTGTTCACATCTCCTGGCACTGCAGTGGGATTGCAAATCGCAAGATCAGCTATCGGTGCAGCATGGCCGCACAACATGGCGATCGGTTTGAGCTCCTGGAACGACAAGAAACATAGTCAAACAAGGCCAACTtcatctggaaaaaaaaaaagaacataacTCAGAAAATACACTCAATCCTACAATCTTGTCGCTTCATAACCGTCTCGTCAGCTTAATCTATCAACTATGAGCATCGCAAATTCAGCGTTAACCATCTTAAAGCTATAAATCAGCAAAGAGGGCGGTGTGGTTCCTACCGGCTGGGAGTCCGTGCCGGAGATGTTCCACCAGAAGATGGAGCCATCGGCGCCGCCTGTGTACAGCGTGGGCGGATGAGCCAGCACGGCGGCGGCGGCGACACGGTGGAGAGAAGGCGGCGTTCCGGACCATACGCACGCCACGGATCGGCACTTCATGGCTTCCCGTTCCCTTCCGTCGCTGCAGCAGCAGCTCCGACCGTCAGGAAGTGAAGCTCGCTCTTCCCGTCGCGCCAAAACGCAACAGATGGCCGTCGTTTGCGCCAGATGATTAACGGGCCCTGCTAAGACTACGATTTCAACCGGCCCATTAGCATTCTGGGCTAGCGGCCCAATTAAGAAGCTTTGGCCCAATAGCATTGACCGAGACCGTTGACGTTGACTCATGAAGTCTTCTCATGCTCAGTCTCCAGTGAAGCATCTGGATTTCTTCCTTGCTTGTACGGCGGTTTCCCCCTCCCCTTCGTATTCTAAAATCTATAAAAGTTCCCTATTCTCTTCGTCTCCCACTCCGCACAGAGTTCCTTCCTTGGACCTGAAGTATACTTCCCATCCATAAATCTCAAAATCCCCATTGCCTCAGTGGTGCTCATTGTTGAGAGTTCCCATCAATGGCGAGCGAACTTGCAGAGAGAGCGAAGGAAGCATTCGTCGACGACGACTTCAACCTGGCCGTTGACCTCTACTCCCAGGCCATTGACTTGGACCCCGGCAACGCTGATCTCTTCGTCGACCGCGCTCAGGCCCATATCAAGCTCGGCAACTACCGCGGTATGTTTTCTGTTTGTCGTGAACGTGCATTACTCCTCGCTCGTGTGTATCAATAGCACTCAGAAGGCAGTGGGGAGCTTGTTAGTTTTCCCCGGGTTTCTCTCTCACTTTTGGTAAATCATCGGCTTTGACTTTACATGAAGCAGCCGCACGTGCGAACTTCTTGAATTTCTTAATGATATGTTGGTCAAATGGGGGCGAGTAGGCTGGTAGGGAGATTCAAATTCACGATCTTGTGCTAATTCATTAAGCTAATAAAGCAACTAGGTGGTATTATGAGGACATGGttggtttcttttttataacttCCACGACTCGATCCCGGCCCGAAAATGCCAAGTATTCTTGATTTCTCATTAACTTTCCTATTTGAACAGATGCTATTTCTGATGCTAGCAAGGCGATCGAGTTGAGGCCTTCAATGGCCAAGGCATACTTTCGGAAAGGGTGCGTATGCGTTGTTTCTTTAATGGCGTCGGTcgaataaattttctaatgcTTATGAACGTAAACACCTTATAACAACCCTGTGAAACTTGTTACTTCGCTCACCAATTTTGTTGCATCTGGACACTTCATAAGTGTCTTCACAGCCCATTGGAGAGGCTTTCATAATATCTGCTTAACTTTTCAATGGTTTCCAGCTCCGCCTGTATGAAGCTCGGAGAGTACCTTACTGCGAAGGCAGCCCTTGAACGAGGTGCTTCTCTCGCCCCGGATGATTCTAGATTCACCGAATTGCTTGACGAGTGTAAGAAGCATACTGAAGGTGGGTATATGTTTATTTTCCAGCTGTCAACCCATAGGAAATAGGCAACTGTAGATCCTTTAATTTTATCGAGATGTCAATTTCGTACTCCCTGTTCTATAATGCTCCTCTTGGttgattcttttcttttttttcccggtcAACATCTTCATTGAACTGTTGTAGCCTTATAGGTCTCTGATTCCACCAAGCGAACTAGGCTCTTATCAGGTTTAAATGGTTGAACTGTTTTATGGAATGCCTTGTTCTACTTTGAACTGATTTATGGAATTCCTTGTTCTACTTATGAACTTTGATCGGGAGTCATACTGCCGAGCATGAAGAACATGAccctatatctatattattttttccattatcTGTTTAGTTTGTGATATAATCCTAGCTTTGCTTTTGTTAGCCCATTAATTcccattattttcttttccagttCGTTTTTCCTTTGTCTTTGGTACTTGTTCTGTAAATTTGGATGAAGCGATACGCTGTTCGTGTTTTTGGGATTATTTCCATCTCACATTTCTAGATACAGCGTCCACAGAGTTATTTTGTTGCTCATTAGGTAATTTTTCTCGTGAGAAGTCCATTCTGGATGCCTGACATAATTTGTGTGGCCATGCACAGATGAGATTATTGAAATCAAGACCCCTGGTTTCTTGCGAAGCGCGGCAGCTTCTGCTGTTGCTGACCAGTCGTTTAATGCAAAATCTGAAAGGCTTGAACAATTGCAAAATGGACGAAACAAAGCACCGGAGGTTAATGCTGCTGCAACAGTCCAGCCAAGATACAGGTTACtgcataatttcatttatttatactCTTGTTTCCATCATTGCTATTAAGCTTTGGTAGCTGTTAGGGGTGCCTAAAGAAAGTTATAAGATCCTTGTTACTCCTTGGGGCATATGGATTCAAGAATATCTTCTCAGTAGTCATTTATCTGCTATATATGTGATTTGAAAGCTCTATACCTCAGACAGGAGGGGACAAGGAAGTCCTTCCCTGCTTCACTTGCACCTGGACCTTGTTACTGAGCAAAGCACTAAGATGAAAGGAaacaaatttcatttttaaggaaaaggaaagcAGTCCTTAACTATAAGGAAACACATAGGCGAGCAATGCAAACCAAACAGACCTATTGAAGAGCTGCAGAGAGCATAGGTTGTGGATAATTAATTCCGTTGATGGCTGGAAAAAATAGCATATTTCTCTTCCACTTTATTATCTTTGGGGACTACCCTTTGTAGCAGTATTGGCATGGAAATCCTTATACCTGGCTTACCTTAGTGTAAGACAATGCTTAATCAATCTTAAGAATCTGTATTTGAGATCCGGGAAAGTCGgtgatttataattaatacTGATATGTGAATCTGTCTGTTTAGAGACTTGACTCCATTCACTTCCAAAATATCTTTCTCCCATGTTGCATGGATACCTAACAGTTGATCATCCGACAGGCATGAATTTTACCAGAAGCCAGAAGAAGTTGTTGTGACAATCTTCGCAAAGTGCATTGAACCAAAGGATGTCACTATTGATTTTGGGGAGCAGATTGTATGTTCTTTTCCATAAAATTTGTTCAATATACAAAAGTTTGATATgcatctgtttttttttttactagtATATCTCTGTAATTTCTTTTACTACTTATGGAATCTTTTTTGCAGTTGAGTGTATCCATCAATGTACCTGGTGAAGAAGCTTATCATCTTCAGCCTAGACTATATGGAAAGGTGTGTTAAATTATTGCTTTGCTGGTCCATTTCGTTAGCGTTTGTTGCTACTTCTCGTCATTTGTTTCTCTTGTTAAATTTGTCATTGAGATTCCGTTCATCTCATAACGAGTTGTTGCACCCGATAATGGCAATACTGATCTCATAATTTAGTGAAACTTTTCCTCATGTTCTGCCTTCCAAGAAGACACGGTGCTGTAGTGCTTTTACCGTTATGGAAATAGAGTATTCTTTTATTTGTGTTAATGTTCTTCCCGCTCTTTTTCTGTCATGGAATTTGGTTCACAGGGTGGCAAGATGATTGACAAGTTCGACAATTTCTCTACCTCTTTATATGTTTTGCTCTGTTTCCCTTTGATTATGTACTCTGccttaaattttctttttgactAACATGTACTTGTTTGCCGTGATGGTAAACAGATAATTCCTGGAAAGTGCAGATTCAAGATGCTGAAGACTAAGATCGAGATACGCCTTGCCAAAACTGAACAGATCCATTGGAAGTCCCTCGAATATAGCAAGGAAGCTGCAGCTCCTCAACCAGTGAATGTCTCGTCAGGTCTGTAACCACCTTCCATAGTATTACTGATCGTATAGGATTCAACCCGCACCTTGTGATTCAGCAGAAGCTTGAACATATACTTGACTTTTAGTTTGAGCAACTTTATCGTATTTAATCCTCAATGATCTTGACGGGGGAGAAATGAGGGAAAAAGAAGCGCAAGGTCAAATTCTTTCATGATTCACTAACTTTTCTTCTATAAATCTGCAGTCGGATCATGCAGACCTGTGTACCCATCATCAAAGAACAGGACAGCAGACTGGGACAAATTGGAAGCCGAAGTTAAGAAAGAGGTATGAGATCTTCTGGGTGATGTCATATTGGCTACTTTGCTTCTTTCTTCATAGGGTAAATGGATGTTTGAAATATTAGGAAAAAGAGGAGAAGTTAGATGGAGATGCAGGTCTGAACAAGCTATTCCGGGATATATACCTAAACGCAGATGAAGATATGAGGAGGGCTATGACCAAATCTTTCGTATGTGATCGCTCCAACATCCGATCTGTTATTCATGTAGTATGTAGTCTTCAGCATGTGGATTATCTGTTCTTACTTTCTATGTTTGCAGCTGGAGTCGAATGGAACCGTTCTGTCCACCAACTGGAAGGAAGTGGGCGAAAAGAAAGTCGAGGGTAGCCCACCTGATGGCATGGAATTGAAGAAGTGGGAGTATTAACACGGTACATGGAAGTGATTACGGATGTGAATGctgcttttgctaattttttGAGCGTGAAAATGTGAATATCGATTCGATGTGTTATTGGGGATGATACTTGTGAAGCAGTTACCAGTATCCACGAGTGTTTTGCCTAGAACTCTCATTAAATGGTTGTTGGTTACTCAAGATGAGGTGATGGCTTTCTTACTGCCAAGAACTCTCATTAAACAATTGCTAGTTATTCGAGATGAAGTGATTACTTGCGACGTTCTGCTTGCACACATAATTATAGGAGAGGTCTGGTGATTATATCCACGAGCTTCGTACGAAAAATAGCAGACGACAGACTGAGAGTTCTGCTTCGTACTAACGGAGCACATATGCCTGTGCTTGCTCGTACCAAATGTGCTCCAGCCTTGTTGGCCTCATCACCCGTGGCAAAAACTATTAACATTTCGGCATTGTTCGGCCAAATGCAGTTAAGATTTCCTCTTCATCCtcctcctttcctttcccttctcttcctcgaatctttttcccttttaatgAACTGTATCCAAACCAGTAAGGATTTCATACATACATGACACACCGAATGCGAAAATCAGTTTTCGATTCCATCGCCTATTCTAGCACTTGGAAATGGACCAAAACTATGAAGTGACCCTTCCCCTTGGTTGGATCCTCAGTTTTccagaaaaattaattatccagAATAATTTAGAATCTCTTTAGGCAAAAAGAagtcttcatttgttttttcaaAGTAATAATCTAATTTTGCCCAATTCGACTCTATTCTTCTCCatattcaataacataatcattactattttatctttttcttctttttaataataatttttactcatatttttttatggttatttttataattaattttttaataataaattttctatatacttatgtatatatattatcacactttaatatattttgttaacatttacaatcattacataaaattaaattgagttgGATCACTAATTCAACTCGAAAACCGAACGCGAGCTAAATTATTTAGAATAAATTAGAAATGGGCCGACATTTGGGTCCGGTATAAGTCATTCCTTACCTCAGCCCAAGCTATATCGTACTATGGATTTGTTGGTGGACCGGACTTTGGAATCTATTCCCTTTACTTCACTGAAAATTTctataaagaaaaacaaagaaagagaaaatgagCTTTCACAGCTTTCCCCAAAGTCCCATTTCGCCACACACATCCTCTCTTCACACTGTCACCGGCGCGTTCACCGGAAACCACCGCCGGTCTCTTCATCGCCTCTGCCCGAGACTATCTTCAGGTACCAAGCCATACCCTCTATCTCTCTGCGTGTACATAGATCTGGCAATATTGATCGCGGAGCATGAAGGTTTAGCTGCTGATTACAGAGCATAAACTGATTAGCTCAGTGGGTCTTCTTGAATCAGCGATTCCGGGTATTTTCGGGCAGCGAGCTCCGCAATAAAGGTGAAGCTAGCCCTTTGCTCACTTCCATCTGTAAAGCCCTCTTAGTAAAGCACGAAAGCAGCAATCTTTAGTTTACATCTCCTACAAAGTTAATTTTCGGGACTATTCATTTTTTCGGTAGTTACATGTTGAGGATCCTAGAATGTTTCGATGCACTGCCGGTTGTTTTCTGCGTTAAATAGTTCAAGTAATCCTTTTTAGTGACGTTCACCTGTTCATTTCTTGTATTTAAGGTCAGGAACTCATCATGGTAAGGAAGAAAGATCCATTTTGGCATTATGTAGAACCTGTTGCAGAAGGCCGATTCAAATGCAAATATTGTGGACGAGATTTCGCGGGGGGTATTCCAAGAGTCAAGTCCCATTTATCTGGTGTTAAAGGTCGTGACATTGATATATGCCTTAAGGTCCCCAAAGATGTTCAGGCTGCTGCCCGTGAAGCAATTAACGGGGtcaaaaggaaacaaaagGCTGAAGCCTCTTCAGATGATGTTCAGATCTCTGCTCTAGATGCACCTAATGGAACAAATAAGAGACCCAAAATTGAAGCATGCTCGGGTACCTTTGATGACAATTTCTCCAATGTGCATGAGAAGAAAGACGGCCACATGTTGGATAATTTGCTGGCGAAGTTTGCTTTGTTGAATGATATTGATTGCAATATTATCCAGTCCCCTTCTTTTGTCGAATTCATGAATGCTCTGGTCGAATTTGGATATCGCTATAACCTACAGAGCTGTTCGAAGCTAAAGACCAAGCTTATTCCTAATTTTTGGATGGAAGTTGCTGCATATGTGAAAAATCTGAAAAGTTCATGGGAACGGGCTGTACCCTAATAAGTGACATTAGGTGCAATGATATCGAGGGCAAATTCCATATCAACATCATATCCCAGCGTCACTTATTAGGGTACAGCCAGTCCGTTTCCAtgaacttttcacatttttcacATATGCAACAACTTCCATCCCTAAATTAGGAATAAGCTTGGTCTTTAGCTTCGAACAGCTTGGTAGGTTATAGCTATATCCAAATTCGACGTTGAGGGTAAAATCAAATACAATGAAAACACTTGACAGGAGGCCAATTGATCTGAAAGAACTTGGTAAGCTTAAGTTGATCAGTGAGAACTCTGCTGATGGATTACCAAATGACCTGAAGATCCTACGCCTGAACGAACCGCAAAACAACAGGTACGATTATCAGCTGAAATTCTTTTGTATGTGCATATGGATAATCTAGTATTTGGGCAGTCGATGCTGGACACTCTGAGTTTTGAAGATCATTATAATTGGGAAATTTCACCATTTTGACACTCATTATGTATTATAAGAGGAACCGTATATCATTtactattaaatttttttgtcatcTGCATATAACTTACATGGTGTAACGGCTTAGTTTCAGAAAACTATTTATAGAATGAAGAGAGAGGATATTCATTTTCATCATAACTTCAGCACTGTCCCTATTGACAATCTTGTCTTTTATTAGAAACAAATTATTCAAATGTACTCTCGTTGTGTGCTCCATATagtagaaaaatatattcagCTGCCTAATCTGGTTTATTCATACACGCTCCATAATTCATGCTTGTTTTCTTAAAAGAATGAACACTTTCCTTCAGCAGTTGCAATAGCTGGTAGTGTATATTAATTGATATTTATACCAGCAAGTATCTTACTCAGTAACTTCTTGGTTAACTCATTAAGCTCTTTTTAttgcttaaaaaaaaaactatgacAGGtcttcttcattcacaagGAATCAGTTAGTAAAACCGAATTATCTAC
This genomic window contains:
- the LOC116200165 gene encoding protein SGT1 homolog B-like; this translates as MASELAERAKEAFVDDDFNLAVDLYSQAIDLDPGNADLFVDRAQAHIKLGNYRDAISDASKAIELRPSMAKAYFRKGSACMKLGEYLTAKAALERGASLAPDDSRFTELLDECKKHTEDEIIEIKTPGFLRSAAASAVADQSFNAKSERLEQLQNGRNKAPEVNAAATVQPRYRHEFYQKPEEVVVTIFAKCIEPKDVTIDFGEQILSVSINVPGEEAYHLQPRLYGKIIPGKCRFKMLKTKIEIRLAKTEQIHWKSLEYSKEAAAPQPVNVSSVGSCRPVYPSSKNRTADWDKLEAEVKKEEKEEKLDGDAGLNKLFRDIYLNADEDMRRAMTKSFLESNGTVLSTNWKEVGEKKVEGSPPDGMELKKWEY
- the LOC116200150 gene encoding uncharacterized protein LOC116200150; translation: MKCRSVACVWSGTPPSLHRVAAAAVLAHPPTLYTGGADGSIFWWNISGTDSQPELKPIAMLCGHAAPIADLAICNPTAVPGDVNTDHSINSVADSTADGCGALVSACTDGVLCVWSRGSGHCRRRRKLAPWAGSPSVIQTLPLNPRYVCVGCSFSASLNLAEHGSVDYADELLVDRDSHHKRPPKCTIVIVDTYTLAITQTVFHGNLAIGLPIFMTAFSSLEDREKQSVILADSHGMLQSIPISRHPQSAGEDDSGIHKNDSQPKITVLAEGFSEIPVLSCAAQGDLIVFLSHDHCIFQLVDTGAVIGDLYFANDFSSHGATDKLPVIGSTFLGGSYKGTLLNEVDTDKALAANFILWNRKGFSIMYHISYLNKVFQCKPFCSIPAASHPDDVNVRFQYIQLSHNLLRVESYCFHFKEPFQWKSCITMWSVPRKDANSDKSFHQCKMLGRGPSSVEWIPFIDSSWQHEAEYQNGIACELGSSQGDIFIIKDTNKIHSEGRNCDIADTRGIVSSSMVISEDLYAPYAVAYGYLNGEIEVVRFDVVHVLDSYSGNGVNSDVIKQPFCGHTSAVICLASHRMLGSAKGWNFRHVLISGSMDCTIRIWDLDAGTSIAVMHQHVAPVRQIILPPIGTDRPWSDCFLSVGDDGCIALASLQTLRVERMFPGHPSNPTRVVWDGIRGYLACLCRSYAGASDANDVLCIWDIKTGSRERVLRGTASHSMYEHFCKEVSKDSVADFACKNTSASSLLIPISEDVGYSRSHLKNLEKSRTSVNGVASFTKMIESDDSKALGMNEILIRLSEPTPFLENIKHSIKCSCPFPGVAALSFDLASLMLPFQRDGHCGSSGGKEGEIHQGTEIGDKDSGPDMNETVNDSTAESDLIRSFEENIIRFSLSFLHSWDVDTELDQLLKTDMKLKKPENFIVSSGLVGDKGALTLTFPGINAVLELWKLSSEFCALRSLTMVSLAQRMVSLWHSCSAASSALAAFYTRNFVEKVPDIKPPSLQLLVSFWQDDIEHVRMAARSLFHCAASRAIPKPLCSEKTSEHVKFMSSLNATEENRLNSTKEEGMSETQEILQFEDSTIVAWLESYELQDWISCVGGTGQDAMTSHIIVAAALAIWYPSLVKPTLAQLVVHHLVKLVMAMNGKYSCTAAELLAEGMDETWKTCIESEIPQLIGDIFFQIECVSGTSASPAVPNTIIRETLIGILLPSLVMADIHGFLTAIESQIWSTASDSPVHLVALTTLIRVLRGAPKNMAQYLDKVINFILQTMDPSNLVMRKTCLQSSMTTLKEVVRVFPMVALNDTSTRLAVGDAIGDVKNASIRVYDMQSVAKIKVLDASAPLALPSLLGGQSGLALTTVISALSFSPDGEGLVAFSEHGLMIRWWSLGSAWWERLSRNYVPVQCTKLIFVPPWEGFSPKTARTSVIASIMGSDGPTSLKEHLKSEMENLKYLIQNLDLSYRLEWVGNRKVLLTRHGLELGTFQL